The Anopheles coluzzii chromosome 2, AcolN3, whole genome shotgun sequence genome window below encodes:
- the LOC120956081 gene encoding uncharacterized protein LOC120956081, whose amino-acid sequence MDIENSTADLDVAMEREEDMNDEEESDQETSSIHDTDKMDFSNMSLEDCIKFYALSTNQSHIAINLLSNILSANLGRSLPKSARTLLKTRRNNDDVHNIPGGQLWYYGVAQNIRNYYRSSVPNITALSINISIDGLPLYKSSRTQFWPILMDIVELENAPVMTVGIFCGQSKPTNVQDYLRKLVDELKDILINGILINSAQIKINLRAIIADAPARAFIKGCAYFNATHGCMKCTCEGEFSPLSNTTTFKSINAPLRTDKEFRAGAYPDHVKVISPLLEIPDIDIIRDVIISESLHLFYLGILNRLLFGWRDGKLGKCYKWSGMQCDSVSEHLVGIELPSEIHRRFRRLDELKNWKGTELASFLHYAGLVVLKVLPSEAYEHFLLLFCAVTMLSSDEFKKNWHVAGKMLETFVIHSQS is encoded by the exons ATGGATATCGAAAATAGTACGGCAGATTTAGATGTTGCAATGGAGCGTGAAGAAGACATGAATGACGAAGAGGAATCAGATCAGGAAACATCATCAATACATGACACTGATAAAATGGATTTTTCCAACATGTCGTTGGAAGATTGCATAAAATTTTATGCTTTGTCAACAAATCAGTCACACATCGCAATCAATCTGCTGTCTAATATATTATCAGCTAACCTGGGACGAAGCCTACCAAAATCTGCTCGAACTCTTCTGAAGACCAGGAGGAATAATGACGATGTTCACAACATTCCCGGAGGCCAATTatggtattacggtgttgctCAAAACATTAGAAACTACTACAG GTCTAGCGTACCAAATATAACAGCGTTATCCATCAACATTTCGATTGATGGATTACCATTGTACAAAAGTAGTAGAACACAGTTTTGGCCCATATTGATGGATATTGTGGAACTAGAAAATGCTCCAGTTATGACTGTGGGTATATTTTGTGGTCaaagcaaaccaacaaacGTCCAGGACTATTTGAGAAAGTTGGTGGATGAGCTGAAAGATATCCTGATAAATGGCATTTTGATCAATTCTGctcaaatcaaaatcaatttgCGTGCCATTATTGCGGATGCACCTGCTCGAGCATTTATTAAGG GATGTGCATATTTTAATGCTACTCATGGATGTATGAAGTGTACCTGCGAAGGAGAGTTTAGTCCCCTTTCAAATACAACGACTTTTAAAAGCATCAATGCCCCTCTTCGTACTGATAAAGAATTTCGAGCCGGAGCTTACCCAGATCATGTGAAAGTAATCTCTCCTCTTTTAGAAATACCCGACATCGATATAATAAGAGATGTCATAATTTCAGAATCCCTACATTTGTTTTACTTAGGTATATTGAACAGACTTTTATTTGGATGGAGAGATGGCAAGTTAGGGAAATGTTACAAATGGTCTGGTATGCAATGCGATAGTGTATCAGAGCACCTAGTAGGTATAGAATTGCCATCGGAAATACATAGAAGGTTTAGACGATTAGATGAGTTAAAAAATTGGAAAGGTACTGAGCTAGCATCATTTTTACACTACGCTGGATTGGTGGTTTTGAAGGTACTTCCATCTGAAGCTTACGAACATTTTCTGCTACTGTTTTGTGCAGTTACGATGCTCTCATctgatgaatttaaaaaaaattggcaCGTAGCTGGTAAAATGTTGGAAACATTTGTCATCCA ttcaCAGTCATAG